In the genome of Xiphias gladius isolate SHS-SW01 ecotype Sanya breed wild chromosome 18, ASM1685928v1, whole genome shotgun sequence, the window taaataaatgacaaggtaaaagaggaaaagaaatctCATCTTTgctcaacaaataaaattattttcaatagcCACAGCAGACAACTTATTCGGTTAACAGAATCATTGTCCGACATGCACAAAAGAGGCGtaacacaaaatacagtgtcattaaaaatacagtttaaagtcAGTGCTCTTTACACTGACTTTCTCCTTGAACGAGGGAAGTCCCGGAAGCTATGCCCAGGTGAGAGCGTGCTTCCTGGGGAAGAGAGTCCAGTGTTGTCCCTGGAACCTGGCGAGCAGCCCTGGATCCTATAAGAGACCGAGTTGTAATAGACCGAATTGATATTGCAGCCGTGCTGTTCActgtgggagagaaaagggcTTTCACAAATACCTAAGCGGTAGCACACACAGGAGCAGAGGGAGCTGAGGCTCGACTCCGGCCTGCGTCTCCCTGCCTTGATCTGAAAATGCAGCTTGTGCCTGCAGGGGCTTCTTCGCCTCTCCTGATCCTCCACTGGGGAAGCGATGAGGTTGGTGCGGCTGGTTCCTTCCTCCATCGGGAGAAAGAGTGTACTGTGGCTGCGGCTGTGCACTACGTTGCTCCTGTTCCTCTCCCTGTGGCTGCCTCTGCTCTGTTCATCTGCAACACGGAGACCCACAGTCCCATCCAAAAGCCCTCTGTCCCTCTTCAGCGACGCCCTCTCTTGGgcatctctcctctcatcctcagTGTTCATGGTGAGGAAGCGAAGCACCACCAAATTAAGGAAGGCTCCAATAACGGTTAGCCCCACCAGAATGTACATGAAACTGAACGCCACATAAGGCGTTTTCTCCTGGAGGTCCTCCTTTTTCTGCAGGGCCACAAAGTCCCCAAAGCCAATAGTGGTGAGCGTGATGAAACAGTAGTAGTAAGCATGGAAGAAGCTCCATCCCTCAAAGTGGGAGAAAGCTGCAGCTCCCACACACAGTGTTCCGATGCAGGACAGGAAGCCCACCAGGACCATGTTCTCCATCGACACTTCAGTGCGTTGAAAGCCCAGGCACTGCTTCGCCTTATGGAGGAGATAGCGCACAAATGTGTTCATCCTCTCTCCCAGGCTCTGGAACATGACCAAGGTGAGGGGAATGCCCAGTACAGCGTAGAACATGCAGAAGACCTTTCCTGCATCTGTGCCTGGTGCTGCATGTCCATAACCTTAATGCAGAGAGATGAAAATGAGGAGGACACTGTGACGCATACTGTAGTAACCCTTGGGTGGTAAAAACATGgactaatttttttaaatttatttattcaaaaaggCTTGAATGTGGAAGTCATGTAGAAAATATAAAGCGTTCCACTCTTAATACTATGGCCAATGAGTAAACcagtatttaacaaaaaaagatggatgCATTACATTAACTTACCAATGGTGGTGATGA includes:
- the kcnk15 gene encoding potassium channel subfamily K member 15, translating into MKKQNVRTLSLILCMFSYLLVGAAVFDALESESESSRRRILEQKRNEMKKKYRFSEDDYREIERVVLQAEPHRAGRQWKFAGSFYFAITVITTIGYGHAAPGTDAGKVFCMFYAVLGIPLTLVMFQSLGERMNTFVRYLLHKAKQCLGFQRTEVSMENMVLVGFLSCIGTLCVGAAAFSHFEGWSFFHAYYYCFITLTTIGFGDFVALQKKEDLQEKTPYVAFSFMYILVGLTVIGAFLNLVVLRFLTMNTEDERRDAQERASLKRDRGLLDGTVGLRVADEQSRGSHRERNRSNVVHSRSHSTLFLPMEEGTSRTNLIASPVEDQERRRSPCRHKLHFQIKAGRRRPESSLSSLCSCVCYRLGICESPFLSHSEQHGCNINSVYYNSVSYRIQGCSPGSRDNTGLSSPGSTLSPGHSFRDFPRSRRKSV